gtggttgagaatcctcctgccaatgcaggggacatgggttcgagccctggtccgggaagatcccacatgctgtggagcaactaagcccatgcaccacaactactgagcctgtgctctagagcctgcgtgtcacaactactgagcccacgagccacaactactgaagcccgcgtgcctagagccctgctccgcaacaagagaagccaccgcaatgagaagcccgtgcactgcgataaagagcagcccccgctccaagcaattagaaaaagcccagcgcagccataaataaataagtaaatttattttaaaacattaaatgagaACTTCAATTCCTCTGTCACGCTaagccacatttcaggtgctcagtagccacgtgtggctagtggctactgtactggacaaCACAGATATAGAACACTCCTATCATCACAAAAAGTTCTATTGACCAGATCAGGCTCAAAATCTTTGACTAAATGCTACTATTCCTtgcctcccctcaaaaaaaattttttttcctttttaaatcttaagaaaaaaacaagtgaaataCTTAAAAGTGGAGAAGAAAAAACAGGGACTCTAAAAATACATACGCAAAACGTAGGGACTCTGAAAGACCTCCTGCTCCCGCCAATCCaacccgccaaaaaaaaaaaggtggagaagTACATGGGAAGGGCAGCAAGGAGACTGAGCCGGGAAGGAAGCAGATTTAATCAGTCATGAATGACCCTTCGCTACTCCAGTCCCAGTCCAGCCCACCCCCACCGCGCAGGCCCAACCTATGGGCTCTAGGGAGCTCAGCTGTGGAGAATCTACTCCAAAAAAATAACTGACCGAGAACAGCCCAAAGGCAGGGAATCTCCCACCTCCATCTTGCTCCAGCAGCCCTTCGCAAGTTACCTGCTTCAACTCCCTTCCTAGGTGTCCCCATACCTCACTCCCAGCCCATCTTCTTGCCCCCGTTTCTCTCCCTAGCTAGAGCTTCTTCCCACAGATTCCATCTTCCCTTCCCAATGGTTTGGGCATGAGATGGTCAGGCCCAACCCCACAAGATTTTTACAAGATTTCCCGCCAAGGCCCTCACCAATCCAGACCCTCCCAAGGTCACCTCCTTTCTTCTCCCCCATCTCCGAGGCCAGTTTCTGTCCCTTCCCTCCACTCTCACTTTCAACAGTGGCCAACATTCCGATTGCACTCGTCATACACCAGGTCCAGTTCTTAGCACTTTACACATTTAACTTACACAACCCTACGATGTGGCCGTTGTTAGCATTTTAAAGAGCGGGAAATTAGGTCCAGAGAGGAGCAGTGCCTTGCCCAAAGCTACAGAGCTGGAAACTGGCAGATGAGGGACATGGCGCCACATCTGAGCCCATCTTCTTAACCACGACTCTCTTATATGCAAAATCTTAGTTCACAGCTTTTCTCAGCCTCTGGCCTCTCTCCTAAATAGTGGCTGCTAATTAGATTTCTGTTGTATGAACTGGCAATTAGCAACATCAACCTAACACTTTTGACAAGAAACAAGGCATTTCTCAAGTGTTTCTAAGAAATGTGGTCTAAGTGCTCTGTCTGGAcctctctccccccgcccccgctcccactccctcattaattcaacaaatatttattgatcatcttCTCTGTACAGTCACCAAAACCAACAAGGCATTCCATCAGGGGTCACAGAATCAAACGACTTTTTTACGCAATTCATTTTAAAGTCAGAGTTGGAGAAAAGGGCACCATAAAAGCCCCTGATGGGATACCtgatctctcttttctcctccttgaAAGGGGGGTAGTCTTTACCAAGAAGAAAGTCTGTCCCTTACAAAGGCAATTTTCTTCAACCTCTGAGAGAAAAGGTCacacctccccccacacacccgtGTCCTCCAAGCGGCCTCCCCTGGGGAAGGGCGGCAACTAATAAACTATCTGGCTCTCTCCAAGTTGTCTCTCTCCGTCAGGGTTACAAAGGAGCTGCCTGGCTTTTCTCCTCCTAAGGAACTGGAAGTTCTTCCCCTGGGTGTCCTCTCCAAGTGGTTCTCCCAGCCCTTGTCCCTTCTGTAACAGCTCTTCCTCCACTCCCTACAgggaccccctcccccactctgaAGACAGCATAAACATCCCTATACCTCCTTGGAGAAAACTCCCCGGTGTCCCAGGTACTCACTGATCTAGCCAGCCCACGAGCCCCTGGCCGCCGCAGGAGCAGGAGGCCAACCCGGCGCAAGCCTCGACTTGACCCCCAAACGCTCGCCGCGGCAGCCGCCACCGCCATCTTGACTAAAAATCCCTCGCCGATCCGCCCCTCTCCTCGGCGAGCTTGGGGCTGCCCCTTCATAAGCCTGACGCAAATGTCAGCATCACCCTGACAAGAAACCACCTACTACTAGTCCTGCGGTCTCTAGGACACATATGTAGGTGGATAAAACAATCTAGCTTCCCCAAAATTACTGTGACCGCCTCATCGCCGTTGTTCCTGTAACAGGCAAAGAAGAGGGCAACCTGCCCAGAGCCTCAGGGTTTCAGGGCCCGGGGACCTCGGGCAGGACGTGTCAaggccttccctctcctctcttctgtcCAATGGCTTTCCCGGACTTTCGAGGCAGGAGTGGGAGGGACCAAATTGTTAGTAAACGCGGAGCCACGTGCGGGCGCCGATCCTGGAGAAacccccgcccaccccaccccccaaacagaGCGGATCGGCGCGTGCGCACTAGGTACGCAGTCTGTACGCAAGCGCGCGCTTCTGGGCGGAAGCGACAGTCCCcgctgcacgtgggctcagggGTGATGGAGGGGGCGACGCAGACTGAAACTAAGATCCGCGCTGAGTCTGGAATAGAGTCCGGCCCTCGGGGCCCCGGTTGTAGCCTCCGACACTTTGCCTGCGAACAGAATTTGTTGTCCCGGCCCGATGGCTCGGCCTCTTTCCTGCAAGGTAGGAACTTACCGAGGTCGTATTCGTTTTAGGGCGCGGTTACAGTGTACTGTGCTAGCTGGTAAATATTCCTCCTGGACTGGTGCAATTCTTGCCGGGGTGGATACTACTGCATACGTCAGTAGACATATACCTCTCCTTCCAGACTAGCCGGGAGAAGATATTTCCACTTCGGTAAGTACTCAGAATGACAGAGGGGCAGACCTCTTCTTAAGAATGAATActccagaatagggaaatctcCTTACCCGGGTGTTTCCCTTGACTAGGTTCCTTCCCCGCCTCCCACACACGCACCCATACATCCCAGAGTGAGGCAAACCCCTTTGTTCGCATAAATACCCGGTAGACTGGCAAATCATCACTAGCGGTTTAATTACTCTCTGGACCCGTGACAGATCTTCTACCGAAGTAGATACTTATCAGATTGAGGGTGatgtccccagccccacccccaccctttgGGTAAATATCCCTTTGACTGGGATACACAACTCTTTCTATATCCCTAAGATTGGAGCAGGTCTTACCTATTAGGTAAATATCCCCTTACCCTAGCTAAATAATTCTCAGACTAGACTCACGTCCCTGACCCCGGGAAGTATTCCTCTGGAGACAGGCCTAAGGATCACCCCCATAAATGCTTCAGGCCCTGCCTTAGGGCATTATCTCAGACCCAGGTACAGAACctgctttcattcattccttcattgaacacatgtttttgtttttgtttttgttttgcggtacgcgggcctctcactgttgtggcctctcccgttgtggagcacaggctccggacgcgcacgctcagcagccatggctcaggggcccagccgctctgcggcatgtgggatcttcccggaccggggcacgaacccgtgtcccctgcatcggcaggcggactctcaaccactgcgccaccagggaagcccgaacacaTGTATTTTTGCTAGCACTGAGAATAcatagataaaatttttttttaatccctgccctaatggagtttacattctagtcaaagaaacagacaaaagataactaagtaaaatatatagtaaaatgctgtggagaaaaatatagtaggGAAGAGGACTAGGGTGCGCCAGAGAGGGTTGCAGTCTTAATTAGGATGGTAAGGAAAGGCTTCACTGAGATGGTACCTTTTGAATAAAAACCTAAAGATAAGGGAGCAAACCCTAAAGAGATCAAGAGGAAAGCTTACCAAGCATTGGGAACCACAGGGGTAAAGGCCCTGAGGCCAAAACTTGCCTGGTGAGGAATAGTCAGGGGACAAGTGTGGCTGCAGCAGAgacaggaggcaggagggaggtaAGGAGGCCTGCCTGTCTTGTAAGGCCTAGTGATTGAAAATGGAGCCATGTGACATGATCTGAATATATTAACAGAATCTGTCTGGCTGCACTGTTGAGGTtagaggggggaagggggaggcgaGGGTGGCTCAGACCAGAGTGGAAGCAGTGCAGGTGGTGACATTCTGAAAGTAAAACTGACAGATTTTGCAGATGGTTTGGTTTGGGGATATGAAAAAAAGAGTCAGGGATAACGCgaaaatttttttcccagatcAGCTGTGCTGGGAGAAGATGAGTTCAGTTTGGAACGTTAACTTTACAATGCCTAGTAGACATCCCTGTGGCAATGTGGACTGGGCAGTAGGACATACAAGTCTGGAATTTGGAATCCTTCGGCTATAAATGGTATTTCAAGCTACcgactggatgagatcaccaaAAAAATTAGTATAGATGGAGAAGAGAAGCGGTTCCAGGACTAAGCCCTGGGTCTTCTAGCTTGTGCAGAGCTAGGAAAAGACACTGAGGAGGAGCAGCTAGTAaggtaggaggaaaaccaagagagGGCGGTGACCTGGAGCCCAGAGAAGAACGTGTTTGAGCTGTAAGGGCTAACCAACTGCATTAGTCCTACTAAGAGGCAGCATCACGTGAGGATGGACTAGAGCTGTGGGTTGACAACTTGGACGTATGTCATTGGTGGCGTAGTCAAGAGCTGTTTTGGTGGAGGGATGAGgtcaaggaggaaaagaaagagtcagTGAATGGAGACAGCTCTTCAGGAGCTTTGCTGTAAGAGGATCAGATAAATGGGGCAGGAGTTAGATGGATGTGGGGTCCAGAGGGGAGGGACTCTTGTGCTCACGTGAACCACAGACAGCTCATCTGGAGTTACAGGAAGGAAGGCCCCAGTGTGGATCTAGTTCTACTTGGATAATTTCCCCCTTCGGGTACATTCTCCTGGAGCCAAGAGAGTCCCCTCCATTGTGTGGCAgctcctcctccccaaccccagggAAAAAAAGGCCTCTACCCGGGACCTCCCCAAGGCTTAGCTCTCTTGCTAAATGCAGATGCCTGGAGTTTCTTAGAGCTTAAGAAATACTGAGCCCTTTTTGTGTTCTAAAAccccaaagcccaggaccctggAGCAGGGTCCTTTGCAGACCTCCAGAAGTGTGTCCCACGTGCTTCTGGCCTCAGAATCTCTGATGAGGTTAAAAATGTAAAGCCTCAGAACCTACCCACTCCAACTAAGGCTGGCCCTCTACATGTTTGAATTAATTGCTGTGGTGATTCTGATTGCAGGCCAGTGTTTTGAAGCTTTGCTGGAGCTCCGTTTCTTCCCACTGCAGGTTGCAGGCCCAGCTCCACAGTAGAATGGCCTGTGGAGCTCTGAGGCTGCTGGTGCCTGAGCCCCAACCCCCAGCAATGGAATTAGGCTCTCCGGGGGAGGGACCTGGGCATCAGTATCTTTTAAAGCTACACAGTGAGTCCattgtgcagccagggttgagaaccactgcgtCATTAGTCGTTATTTTTAACTGGAATAGAGTAGAAGATATCAGAGTATGTCAAAGCAATAACGGTAAGAGTTGTTTTGTGAGGCTTTTGTTCCATTTACATGCACACAGATTTGGGTGAGTTTTAGGTCCTGctctaaaatgtatttcttattggGAGTTAGGGTCAGAAAAGTTTGCAAGCTGCTGCTGAGGTCCAGTCTCCTCATTCTGCAGATGgtgaaactaaggcccagagaagtgagaAGAATCAGCTGAGGTTACAGAGCCAGGAGGAAATAAGCAGGTGTCAGGACCCACCCCCAGATATTTATCTCCTTCTCAGGTGTCCTGACTGCTGCAGAGTTTGGGGATGTGAGCCTGGGGGAAGAGAGCTGGGCTAAGGGAAGCTTTGGATGGAGAAGTTGGGACCAGCAGCAGTAAGAGGGAGAAAGTTTAGCTCTCAGGAAGAACTTCCCATTAAAGGCTATAATAATAGCTAAAGTCTTTTGGGCACTCAGCATTTACAGGCACAGTCAtaagtggttttctttttatctcatGTAACCCTCACAGCTGTGAGGGAGGTACTGTagttaaccccattttacagatgaggaagtggaggcagAGGAGTGAAGCAAGTGCTCAAAGAATCACTACCAACAAATGGTGGGCCACAGTGAGGGTGATGTGGGCAGCCCTGGCCACCTGGCTCAGGGCCCACAATGTTAAGTGCCAGGAGTTGGGCCCCAGAGGCAGAGAAGATTTGGGTGAGGCCTCCCATGCTGTCTCCCCAGGGGATACCTCCGTCCTGGCAGGCGTGTACGGGCCAGCAGAGGTGAAAGTCAGCAAAGAGATCTTCAACAAGGCCACACTGGAGGTGACCCTGAGGCCGAAGATCGGTCTGCCTGGTAATTGGGCCTCTCGCCCGGTGTCTCCCTCACTGCTTTTCCTGGtctccacccccccccctcccTCTCATCACCCCTcagctgtttctttcctttttatttatttatttatttattttggctgtgccgggtcttagttgcatcatACGTCAtacgggctcttagttgtggcatgcatgtggaatctagttccccgaccagggatcgaacctgggacccctgcattgggtgcgtggaatcttacccactggaccaccagggaagtcccctgccctTAGctatttctgtctctttctccacCTCTCTGCTTCTGAGTCCCTGTTTCTgtcacttttctctctttctccctgtctctctccatcttcacTTTCCCCTCCTCTTTTCTGGCTGCATCTCTCCTCCTTTCCATTAACCTGTTTTTCCACTCTTTTACTCTGCCCCCCCTCACTCCCCAGGGCTGGGCCCACTGGGATGGGGGTGGACAGCAGCACTAGACATGGGAGCTCAAAGGTTTTCCTCCCCGGGAGGTTCCCTTGGTGGGTGCTGGAAGTGGCAGGGGTCGTGTGGGTGGCAGTcaggccctgcctccttcccactGGGACTCCTCTGTCATCCATTCAGGGTCTTCCAGCAACCCAGCCTGGAACTACAGGCCCTTTTCCAGAGGGCTTGGGTGGGGCATATGGAGGAAGGTGAGCCAGATGGAAGGGAAGAACCTgacaaccccaccccacccctgattTCCCCAGGCGTAGCGGAGAAGAGCCGGGAGCGGCTGATCAGAAACACGTGTGAAGCGGTGGTGCTGGGAGCTCTGCACCCCCGCACCTCTATAACCGTGGTGCTGCAGGTCGTCAGTGATGCTGGCTCTGTATCCTTTCCTccaggccacctcctccaggaagtcctccagAATCCAAAGCCTGTGCCAGTGAcctcaactctgaccctgagcttGGATTTGAGGCTCAACACCGGGGGAGCCCTGAGCAGGTAGAACCTTAGGTTCAGCAGGTCAGCCTTGAAAGATCGCTGTGGTTTGGGTAGAGGTAGAGAAAGGTAGAGGCCAAGGACCAGAAATGGGCATTTCTAGACGGCTTTGCAGGTGCATGGCCCTGCGTTGGTCAGacacttcacagatgagggaaAAGGAGGACTATTGcgaacccatttcacagatgggaggCAATGGAAGGTCAGTGGCAGAGGTGGGACTGACTGATTGTGAAGCTGGGCCCTGGGGAGGAAAaacttgaggaaactgaggtggggCCAGCTATCTGACTGGGGCCTGTGCTCACCTTGCACTATGCCAGGGCCACACCTCTCCCCTGGACTGTGGGCTCCCTGAGGACACCGACCCCTCCCTCTGTCACCCTGCCCTTCTATCTCCTGGTAGCACTGCATGCTCTAGATAccccagctccaggcctggctctgccactgcctACTTGTGTGATCTTGGAAAGCTCCTTCCCTCCGTTTCCCTGAAGGTGCATATCTGTTGAATATCGTTGTGATCCCTGCTTGAGGCTCAGAGGGAATacgtaacttgctcaaggtcacacagcttagaGGTGGCAAATTCAGGTCTGGGACCCAAGGATACTTGATCCCAGAACTACTCTGCCTTTCTGTGatcaattagtgatgtctgctACAGGCACTGGCAGGGTGAATGGAGGCATGGATATGTTCTGCTGACCAGCCCTCCAGTAGAAACTCTTaacctgggaattccccggtggtccagtggttaggactctgctctctcactgctgagggcctgggttcaatccctggttggggaactaagatcccacaagcttcacagtgcagcccaaaaaaaaggaagaaaaaaaagaaactcttaaccactgcctgTGGCACTCAGCTCCTGGCCTGTTGCCTGAATGCCGCCTGCATGGCACTGGTGGATGCAGGTGTGCCCATGCGGGCCCTCTTCTGTGGGGTCACCTGTGCTCTGGACTCTGATGGGACCCTCCTGCTGGACCCCACAACCAAGCAAGAAAAGGTAGGTATGAAGGGCAGGGTGGTAAAAGGCCTTGGGCAGacactcttcctctcctcctctagGCCTCACTTTTCCAAAACAGTTGGCTTGTACCACCTCAGTCTCAGCTGGCAAGCTCTGCCCTGTTCATCTGCGCAAGTGCTAGAAACCCAACTCTAACCTGCTGAAGCAAAAAGGGAATTGATTTTAAGAGgttcaaaaacaaaagcaaaggaggAAAGAGTTTTTTCTTCATTGGTTCAAGGTCACAGTGTGCTGGGGTTCTGTTTATTCCCAGTTATCTGCTCAGGACTATGACAGTCACATCCAGTCGGGAAAGCAGAAACCCCTTGGGGGATTTCAGACAGAAATTAATGCAGGGAACTAGTTACAACCATATTGGAAGAGCTGAAGGagcagaagggaagaagagaggacaCCCAGAGATTAGAAGCCGGAAGCCAGCTCCTGCTCTGTACTGGTGGAGACACTGGTGCAGTCAGATCTAGATGCACAGAGATGGCCTGGCTTTGCCCTGGCTGCTGAAGTCCAGAACCCACCCCATCTCCATGCCTCCTGTGGCAGGTGATATACCCCCAACTCCTGCTGCAATGAGGACCAGGatgctctcttctccctcccagtcTCCCTCCAGATTCCTGGTAGAACCTAACTGGCAGGGGAATCTGGGAAATATAGTTTGCTGGCTTCCAGCGCCAGGGGTACAGAGCGCTGCAGGGAGATGGGAGGCACCGGGGAATGCCTGGCACTGTGGCTGCTGCCCCTGTGGCACAGGATACTGTGCTCTGAAGCCCCTGTCAGAACCATGTGGTAGAATTTGGCATGGGTAGCGATTACTCAAGGAAGCAGGGAAGGGGTGGTATgtagaccaaaaagaaaaaaaaatacacttgatACGTGAGTGAAGAGCAAGCCCCCTCTTTG
Above is a genomic segment from Kogia breviceps isolate mKogBre1 chromosome 18, mKogBre1 haplotype 1, whole genome shotgun sequence containing:
- the EXOSC5 gene encoding exosome complex component RRP46, whose translation is MEGATQTETKIRAESGIESGPRGPGCSLRHFACEQNLLSRPDGSASFLQGDTSVLAGVYGPAEVKVSKEIFNKATLEVTLRPKIGLPGVAEKSRERLIRNTCEAVVLGALHPRTSITVVLQVVSDAGSLLACCLNAACMALVDAGVPMRALFCGVTCALDSDGTLLLDPTTKQEKEARAVLTFALDSVERKLLMSTTKGLYSDAELQQCLAAAQAASQHVFRFYRESLQRRYSKS